In Pungitius pungitius chromosome 2, fPunPun2.1, whole genome shotgun sequence, a single window of DNA contains:
- the ankhd1 gene encoding ankyrin repeat and KH domain-containing protein 1 isoform X4: MQDAVTGTAMLTDGFEDEIDSVTPRSPVAGMGVGATPGGVGLGGIGIGVGGKKVRLYGEPGGPAAERLDFKLAAAAVLSSGPGSGSDEDEVSEVESFILDQEDLDNPIMKTASELLLSSATDGVDLRTVDPETQARLEALLEAAGIGKLSTADGKAFADPEVLRRLTSSVSCALDEAAAALTRMRAENTLNAGQADNRSLAEACSDGDVNAVRKLLDEGRSVNEHTEEGESLLCLACSAGYYELAQVLLAMHANVEDRGIKGDITPLMAAASGGYVDIVKLLLVHGADVNAQSSTGNTALTYACAGGFVDVVKVLLKEGANIEDHNENGHTPLMEAASAGHVDVARVLLEYGAGINTHSNEFKESALTLACYKGHLDMVRFLLEAGADQEHKTDEMHTALMEACMSQDGHVEVARLLLDSGAQVNMPADSFESPLTLAACGGHVELAALLIERGANLEEVNDEGYTPLMEAAREGHEEMVALLLAQGANINAQTEETQETALTLACCGGFLEVADFLIKAGADIELGCSTPLMEAAQEGHLELVKYLLAAGANVHATTATGDTALTYACENGHTDVADVLLQAGANLEHESEGGRTPLMKAARAGHLCTVQFLISKGANVNRTTANNDHTVVSLACAGGHLAVVELLLAHGADPTHRLKDGSTMLIEAAKGGHTNVVSYLLDYPNNILSVPAPDLSQLTPPAQDASQVPRVPFQALAMVVPPQEPDRAPSSIVTPSPVTIKGVSKQRQAALQAGVPSSVGRGPEAEPLPPFHLCQPLECIVEETEGKLNELGQRISAIEKAQLQSLELIQGEPLTKDKIEELKKSREEQVQKKKKILKELQKVERQLQLKTQQQFTKEYMEAKGLKEEQEAGQGPGPGPGSTSSEPGALPTIEGAQLHSSSDTDEEAIKDEEQEEQPGEEGEEEADDDDDDEDDDDDDDEEGSEEEADPEEGDYPKLPQVGTILYRDGLQPPHQPPLPPSPQAQPQPPPLPLQTAFVPIQPLPDYNPADYPGSTSPELQRVLVGQQMLGQQQHHQQQGQGQQLGPGMIAQQAPDGLMVATPAQTLTDTLDDIMAAVSSRVPMLNPATSPTPLSQPPTQMPGNVASPSVLPLYPSVDIDAHTESNHDTALTLACAGGHEELVSVLIARGANIEHRDKKGFTPLILAATAGHVGVVEVLLDKGGDIEAQSERTKDTPLSLACSGGRQEVVELLLLRGANKEHRNVSDYTPLSLAASGGYVNIIKILLNAGAEINSRTGSKLGISPLMLAAMNGHVPAVKLLLDMGSDINAQIETNRNTALTLACFQGRAEVVSLLLDRKANVEHRAKTGLTPLMEAASGGYAEVGRVLLDKGADVNAPPVPSSRDTALTIAADKGHYKFCELLINRGAHIDVRNKKGNTPLWLAANGGHFDVVQLLVHASADVDAADNRKITPLMSAFRKGHVKVVQYLVKEVNQFPSDIECMRYIATLADKELLKKCHQCMETIVKAKDQQAAEANNNASILLKELDLERSREEIKKQALAAKREKRKEKRKKKKEEQKRKQEEEGGQKTTDDFCEMLEQKEDSDDEEEVPIEPPSATTTTTIGISATSTTFPTAFGKKRASVATTPSTNRKNKKNKTKDSPNEPIILQDSQVALAQQKADKNKIHGEPRGGGGGLASGNSDSDPLDSTDCASESSSSGGKSQELNYLPDLTSSASSSSSSSSSSFSVPSSGATQCLLRGLEKRHCPQPQTDCKVDNKVTVSISKAMQKALDTSDSTSNSLPSPFKTMALPITSPNSKLSLTSPKRGLKREEGWKEVVRRSKKLSVPASVVSRIMGRGGCNITAIQDVTGAHIDVDKQKDKNGERMITIRGGTESTRYAVQLINALIQDPAKELEDLIPRNHIRVPKTASFSSSAGAASGSATGPKALSSLVTSAGVSFQSSSSSSSPSSQAGGKLGKGLSSNVRQPFPVSLPLAYAHPQLALLAAQTMHQIRHPRLPMAQFGGTFSPAASTWGPFPVRPVSPGSANSSPKHNGGTNSTGGQARPNSTHGEHSNTASSGAVVTTTNTTTTSAPNASSAAASPHTPNPTPYNPQPSVPTPSSVRKQLFAPDHKPAGVTAVTSTSGSSAVRGTGSPAHHSSTTTAADAPQQLVRPNSQPHIQLTKTEPSAVAPPGKDKPSLSVENQAVSVSESINSVGYSAPAMALPPKPETRQQLPPPPSSASSTEAPQPLLNPQPSSHHPSAPLPAHSHNVVHPNNTVPHFSAPAPRVSHRMQPQGPYYSLPEQQQQQQQQTQQQQQQSVFVPFNAQQDNLKQTPNQMSQPTNLPPQAQNHGQGSLQVSANMGMMNGSQMQHVANAGKPQQMPPNFGHAGLFNFSSIFDNNSQVGNNQVWGACHLPARSPPEQSYSVPPAYMSMGQIENMMPPPPPDGSKAPGYRSASQRMVNSPIALTSYATSISGSPVYLHGPTPVGTPSFSRQHFSPHPWSASTSGESPAPPPSTVSSSALSTSAPPPPQPKQGSSSQQDRKVPPPIGTERLARIRQTGSVNPPLLTTSYTASVGQGGIWSFGVGSASEAMSGWSQPLMSSHMMHPQLQTEQSAFSQHQPMEQDDTGIANPANNYHQHQHLPNSYMDFPKGMPMSMYGGMLPPHPPMAEGPGGPMYNGLHAGDPAWSPIIKVVPNNADNSDPQQQVWPGTWAPHVGNVHLNHVN, from the exons ATGCAGGATGCAGTAACCGGGACGGCAATGCTGACGGACGGCTTCGAGGACGAGATTGACTCGGTGACTCCTCGCTCCCCAGTGGCAGGGATGGGGGTAGGAGCGACACCAGGAGGAGTCGGACTAGGGGGCATTGGGATTGGTGTAGGTGGAAAGAAAGTACGTTTGTACGGCGAACCAGGTGGGCCTGCAGCCGAAAGACTGGATTTCAAACTGGCGGCTGCGGCCGTCCTCTCCTCGGGTCCAGGATCCGGCAGCGACGAAGACGAGGTTTCAGAG GTGGAGTCGTTCATTTTGGACCAGGAGGACCTGGATAACCCCATCATGAAGACGGCGTCAGAGTTGCTTTTGTCCAGCGCCACCGATGGAGTAGATTTGAGGACTGTTGATCCAGAGACACAGGCTCGACTTGAAGCGCTACTGGAAGCTGCAG GCATCGGTAAACTGTCAACTGCCGAtggtaaagcttttgcagacccCGAAGTGCTACGGCGACTGACCTCATCCGTGAGTTGTGCCCTGGACGAAGCGGCAGCGGCCTTGACCCGTATGAGAGCTGAAAACACACTAAACGCCGGCCAAGCCGACAA CCGTAGTTTAGCAGAGGCCTGCTCAGATGGGGACGTCAACGCTGTGCGCAAACTGCTCGACGAAGGAAGGAGCGTCAACGAACACacggaggaaggagagagcctGCTGTGCCTCGCCTGCTCGGCAGGCTATTACGAACTTGCACAG GTTTTGTTGGCCATGCATGCGAACGTGGAGGACAGGGGCATCAAGGGGGACATAACGCCTCTTATGGCTGCTGCCAGCGGCGGTTATGTTGACATCGTCAAACTGCTTCTGGTCCATGGGGCAGATGTTAATGCACAATCCTCCACAG GCAACACAGCTTTGACGTATGCGTGTGCCGGGGGCTTTGTGGATGTGGTGAAGGTGCTGCTGAAAGAGGGCGCTAACATTGAGGACCACAACGAAAACGGACACACACCTCTAATGGAGGCGGCCAGTGCCGGTCACGTAGATGTGGCCAGGGTACTCTTAGAGTATGGCGCCGGCATCAACACTCACTCCAACGAGTTCAAGGAGAGCGCTCTCACACTCGCCTGCTACAAAG GTCATTTGGATATGGTGCGTTTTCTATTGGAGGCCGGAGCAGACCAGGAACATAAAACGGATGAAATGCATACAGCTCTGATGGAGGCGTGCA TGTCCCAGGACGGCCATGTGGAGGTGGCACGGCTGCTGTTGGACAGCGGCGCGCAGGTCAACATGCCAGCTGATTCCTTCGAGTCGCCCCTCACCCTCGCGGCCTGTGGAGGACACGTGGAGCTGGCAGCCTTGCTCATAGAGAGAGGAGCCAACTTGGAAGAG GTTAATGATGAAGGCTACACACCTCTCATGGAGGCAGCAAGAGAAGGACACGAGGAGATGGTGGCACTGCTGCTGGCTCAAG GTGCTAACATCAATGCCCAGACAGAGGAGACCCAGGAGACCGCTTTGACTCTGGCATGCTGCGGAGGCTTCTTGGAAGTGGCAGACTTCCTCATCAAGGCAGGCGCCGACATTGAGTTAGGCTGCTCCACACCCCTAATGGAGGCTGCACAGGAAGGCCATCTAGAGTTGGTCAAATACTTACTGGCTGCAG GGGCAAACGTTCATGCCACCACAGCAACGGGTGACACAGCGTTGACGTATGCGTGTGAGAACGGACACACTGATGTGGCGGATGTGCTGCTGCAGGCTGGAGCCAATTTG GAACATGAATCTGAAGGCGGGCGGACGCCCTTAATGAAAGCAGCGAGGGCAGGACATCTCTGTACAGTACAGTTCCTCATCAGCAAAG GTGCTAATGTGAACAGAACCACTGCCAACAATGACCACACAGTGGTGTCTCTGGCCTGTGCTGGAGGACATTTGGctgtggtggagctgctgctggcacATGGAGCAGATCCTACACACCGACTCAAA GATGGTTCAACCATGTTAATAGAAGCTGCTAAGGGTGGCCACACCAATGTGGTGTCGTACCTGTTGGACTACCCCAACAACATCCTGTCTGTCCCAGCTCCTGACCTTTCCCAGCTCACGCCCCCTGCGCAAGATGCCTCTCAG GTTCCACGTGTCCCGTTCCAAGCTCTTGCCATGGTAGTGCCCCCTCAGGAGCCCGACCGTGCCCCATCGAGCATTGTCACACCCTCGCCCGTCACGATCAAAG GTGTTTCAAAACAGAGACAAGCAGCCCTTCAGGCCGGTGTCCCCAGCTCAGTCGGCCGGGGGCCTGAAGCAGAGCCACTGCCGCCCTTCCACTTGTGCCAGCCTCTAGAGTGCATcgtggaggagacggagggaaaGCTGAACGAGCTAGGCCAGAGAATCAGCGCCATTGAGAAGGCCCAGCTTCAGTCGTTAGAGCTGATTCAGGGGGAGCCGCTCACCAAAGACAAGATTGAAGAGCTGAAgaagagcagagaggaacaG gtgcagaagaagaagaaaatcctgaaggagctgcagaaggTGGAGCGCCAGCTGcagctgaaaacacaacaacagttcACCAAAGAGTACATGGAGGCGAAGGGTTtaaaagaggagcaggaggccggACAGGGCCCAGGCCCAGGTCCTGGAAGTACATCATCTGAACCAGGAGCCCTTCCCACCATAGAAGGGGCCCAATTACACAGCAGCTCTGACACGGATGAGGAGGCCATTAAAGATGAGGAGCAAGAGGAGCAGCcaggagaggaaggggaagag GAagcggatgatgatgatgatgatgaagacgatgacgacgatgacgatgagGAGGGCTCTGAGGAAGAGGCTGATCCAGAAGAAGGCGATTACCCCAAACTTCCTCAGGTTGGCACAATCCTCTACAGGGATGGGCTGCAGCCGCCACACCAGCCTCCTCTGCCCCCTTCGCCGCAGGCCCAGCCCCAGCCTCCTCCACTGCCTCTTCAAACCGCCTTCGTCCCCATCCAACCACTGCCTGACTACAACCCTGCGGACTACCCAGGAAGCACCAGCCCAGAGCTGCAGAGGGTACTGGTAGGGCAGCAGATGCTaggccaacaacaacatcatcagcagcagggtCAGGGTCAACAGTTAGGCCCAGGAATGATAGCTCAGCAAGCACCAGATGGGCTCATGGTAGCTACACCTGCACAGACACTCACAGACACGCTGGATGACATCATGGCAG CTGTGAGTAGCCGTGTGCCCATGCTCAACCCTGCAACCTCGCCCACGCCCCTGTCCCAGCCGCCCACACAGATGCCTGGAAACGTCGCCTCGCCTTCAGTCCTGCCCCTCTACCCTTCTGTTGACATTGATGCACAT ACCGAGAGCAACCATGACACAGCGCTGACGCTGGCGTGTGCAGGAGGACATGAGGAGCTTGTTTCCGTCCTCATTGCACGGGGAGCCAACATTGAGCACCGGGACAAAAAAG GTTTCACTCCTCTGATCCTGGCTGCCACTGCCGGCCACGTTGGAGTGGTGGAGGTGCTCCTGGATAAAGGGGGTGACATTGAGGCTCAGTCAGAGAGAACCAAAGACACACCCCTCTCGCTGGCCTGCTCCGGGGGACGCCAGGAG GTGGTTGAGTTGCTACTGCTTCGGGGAGCGAATAAAGAACACCGCAATGTTTCCGACTACACGCCTCTAAGCCTGGCTGCTTCTGGGGGTTACgtcaatatcatcaaaattctCCTCAATGCTGGGGCTGAGATCAACTCTAG GACTGGTAGCAAGCTGGGGATCTCTCCTCTGATGCTGGCCGCCATGAACGGTCACGTACCGGCAGTGAAGTTGTTGCTTGACATGGGCTCGGACATCAATGCTCAAATTGAGACCAACAGAAACACAGCTCTGACCCTAGCCTGCTTCCAAGGTCGGGCAGAGGTCGTCAGTCTGCTGCTGGATCGCAAGGCCAACGTAGAGCATCGCGCAAAG ACTGGCCTCACTCCTCTGATGGAGGCAGCCTCAGGAGGTTATGCAGAGGTGGGCCGAGTGCTTCTGGACAAAGGCGCCGATGTCAACGCCCCCCCTGTTCCCTCGTCCCGAGACACAGCCCTTACCATTGCTGCTGACAAGGGCCACTACAAGTTTTGTGAGCTGCTTATCAACAG GGGTGCCCATATCGACGTACGGAACAAGAAAGGGAACACCCCTCTCTGGCTGGCGGCAAATGGCGGTCACTTTGACGTGGTCCAGCTCTTGGTACATGCCAGTGCTGATGTGGATGCAGCGGATAACCGCAAGATTACCCCACTCATGTCGGCTTTTCGCAAG GGTCATGTGAAAGTGGTGCAATATCTTGTAAAGGAGGTCAACCAATTCCCATCAGATATTGAGTGCATGAGATATATCGCCACCCTCGCTGACAAG GAGCTGTTGAAGAAGTGCCACCAGTGCATGGAGACCATTGTCAAAGCCAAAGACCAGCAGGCGGCCGAGGCCAATAACAACGCTAGCATTCTCCTCAAGGAGCTAGACTTGGAGAGG TCCCGAGAGGAGATCAAGAAGCAGGCCCTGGCCGCTAAACGTGAGAAGCGCAAGGAGAAacgcaagaagaagaaggaggagcagaagaggaagcaggaggaagagggcgGGCAGAAAACCACGGATGACTTCTGTGAGATgctggagcagaaggaggattCAGATGATG AAGAAGAGGTTCCAATTGAGCCTCCTAGtgcaaccaccaccaccaccattggTATATCCGCCACCTCCACCACTTTCCCTACAGCTTTTGGTAAGAAGCGAGCGAGTGTGGCCACCACCCCGAGCACCAATCGcaagaacaaaaagaacaagacCAAGGACTCGCCCAACGAACCCATCATATTACAGGATTCGCAG GTTGCACTAGCACAGCAGAAGGCGGACAAGAACAAGATCCACGGCGAGCCgcggggcgggggagggggtctgGCGAGTGGAAACAGCGATTCGGACCCCTTGGATAGCACTGACTGTGCCagcgagagcagcagcagcgggggcaAGAGTCAGGAGCTTAACTACCTCCCTGACCTCACCTCAtccgcctcctcgtcctcctcttcttcgtcctCCTCATTCTCAGTCCCCTCCTCAGGAGCAACCCAGTGCCTCCTGCGTGGCCTAGAGAAGAGACACTGTCCACAGCCACAGACCGACTGCAAGGTGGACAACAAGGTCACAGTCTCCATCTCAAAAGCAATGCAAAA AGCTCTAGATACGAGCGACTCCACCTCGAACTCATTGCCTTCCCCATTCAAGACTATGGCACTTCCCATCACCTCGCCCAACAGTAAGCTCAGCCTCACGAGCCCCAAGAGAGGCCTGAAGAGAGAAGAGGGTTGGAAAGAAGTCGTCAGAAG ATCAAAGAAGCTGTCTGTGCCGGCATCCGTCGTGTCTCGCATCATGGGCCGAGGAGGTTGCAACATCACAGCTATCCAGGACGTGACGGGAGCACACATAGATGTAGACAAACAGAAGGACAAGAACGGGGAGAGGATGATCACCATAAG aggagggacagagtcTACAAGGTATGCGGTCCAGTTGATCAACGCTCTTATCCAAGACCCCGCCAAAGAGCTTGAGGATCTGATCCCAAGGAATCACATCAGAGTCCCTAAAACCGCCTCCTTCTCCAGTAGTGCTGGAGCCGCCAGCGGCTCAGCCACTGGGCCAAAGGCCCTGAGCTCGCTGGTCACCTCCGCAGGCGTCTCGTTCCAGTCTTCTTCGTCCTCGTCTTCACCCTCCTCTCAGGCCGGAGGAAAGCTTGGGAAGGGGCTGTCGTCAAATGTCAGACAGCCCTTCCCTGTGTCTCTGCCCTTGGCGTATGCTCACCCTCAGCTGGCTCTACTGGCTGCTCAGACCATGCATCAGATCAGACACCCTCGTCTCCCCATGGCTCAGTTCGGCGGCACCTTCTCTCCCGCCGCCAGCACCTGGGGGCCCTTCCCCGTGCGTCCTGTGAGTCCTGGCAGTGCCAACAGCTCCCCCAAACACAATGGAGGAACCAACAGCACTGGAGGCCAAGCCAGACCCAACTCGACCCACGGCGAGCACAGCAACACTGCCAGCTCAGGAGCCGTGgtcaccaccaccaacaccactaCCACCAGTGCTCCAAATGCATCCTCCGCTGCGGCCTCGCCTCATACCCCTAATCCTACTCCATACAATCCTCAGCCAAGCGTCCCCACTCCTTCCTCCGTCAGAAAACAGCTTTTTGCCCCTGATCACAAGCCTGCTGGCGTCACCGCTGTCACCTCCACAAGTGGCAGCAGCGCAGTACGAGGCACAGGTTCTCCTGCACATCACAGTTCCACGACAACTGCCGCCGACGCCCCTCAACAGCTTGTCAGACCAAACTCGCAGCCCCACATCCAGCTTACTAAAACGGAGCCCAGTGCTGTCGCCCCTCCCGGAAAAGACAAGCCCTCTCTCTCCGTGGAGAACCAGGCTGTCTCTGTCAGTGAGAGCATCAACTCTGTGGGTTACAGTGCCCCCGCCATGGCTTTACCTCCCAAGCCAGAGACTCGACAGCAgttgcctccccccccttcctccgcaTCATCCACAGAGGCCCCACAACCCCTCCTCAATCCACAGCCCAGCTCCCACCACCCCTCAGCGCCTCTTCCTGCCCACTCACACAATGTTGTGCACCCCAACAACACTGTACCCCACTTCTCTGCCCCTGCACCCAGAGTCTCTCATCGTATGCAGCCACAAGGGCCTTACTATTCCCttcctgagcagcagcagcagcagcagcagcagacgcaacagcagcaacagcagtcTGTGTTCGTACCCTTCAATGCTCAGCAAGATAACCTGAAGCAGACCCCAAACCAGATGTCCCAGCCAACAAATTTGCCTCCACAAGCCCAGAACCACGGTCAAGGCTCCCTTCAGGTGTCTGCAAACATGGGGATGATGAACGGTTCCCAGATGCAGCATGTGGCAAACGCGGGCAAGCCTCAGCAGATGCCCCCCAACTTCGGTCATGCCGGCCTCTTCAACTTCAGCAGCATCTTTGATAACAACAGCCAG GTTGGAAACAATCAGGTGTGGGGTGCTTGCCATCTGCCAGCTCGATCACCTCCAGAGCAGTCGTACTCAGTCCCACCAGCCTACATGAGCATGGGCCAAATAGAGAATATGATGCCCCCGCCGCCCCCGGACGGCTCCAAAGCCCCCGGGTACCGCTCTGCCTCACAGAGGATGGTCAACAGCCCCATCG CATTGACGAGCTATGCCACCAGTATCTCTGGCAGCCCTGTGTATCTGCACGGCCCTACACCAGTCGGCACACCTTCATTCAGCAGACAGCACTTTTCCCCTCACCCATGGAGTGCATCAACATCAg GTGAATCTCCTGCCCCTCCTCCATCTACAGTGTCATCCTCCGCCCTTTCCACCtcggctccacctcctccccagcCTAAGCAAGGCAGCTCTTCACAGCAGGACCGGAAGGTTCCCCCACCCATCGGCACTGAGCGGCTGGCCAGAATCAGGCAGACTGGTTCTGTCAACCCACCTCTCCTCACCACCAGCTACACGGCGTCTGTTGGACAAGGAGGCATTTGGTCATTCGGGGTTGGCAGTGCTTCGG AAGCCATGTCCGGTTGGTCCCAACCCCTGATGAGCAGCCACATGATGCACCCTCAGCTGCAGACGGAGCAGTCAGCGTTCTCCCAGCACCAGCCGATGGAGCAGGACGACACAGGCATTGCGAACCCTGCTAACAACTACCACCAGCATCAGCATTTGCCCAACAGTTACATGGACTTCCCAAAG gGGATGCCTATGTCGATGTATGGAGGCATGCTGCCCCCTCATCCACCCATGGCAGAGGGGCCGGGCGGACCAATGTACAATGGTTTGCACGCTGGTGACCCTGCATGGAGCCCCATCATCAAAGTGGTCCCAAACAACGCAGATAACTCTGATCCGCAACAGCAG GTGTGGCCTGGTACCTGGGCACCTCATGTGGGAAATGTGCACCTGAACCACGTCAACTAG